From Xiphophorus couchianus chromosome 4, X_couchianus-1.0, whole genome shotgun sequence, a single genomic window includes:
- the asb7 gene encoding ankyrin repeat and SOCS box protein 7, producing the protein MTKRSPSLQLVKRMLNHHCRGNPDLHEELQIQAAVAAGDICTVRRMLEQGYSPKIRDANGWTLLHFSAAKGKERCVRVFLEHGADPTVKDFIGGFTALHYAAMHGRARIARLMLESEYRGDIINAKSNDGWTPLHVAAHYGRDSFVRLLLEFRAEVDPLSDKGTTPLQLAIIRERSSCVRILLDHSANIDIQNGFLLRYAVIKGNHSYCRMFLQRGADTNLGRLEDGQTPLHLSALRDDALCAQMLYTYGANTNTRNYEGQTPVAVSVSMSGISRPCLDFLQEVTRQPRSLQDLCRIKIRHCIGLQSLKFLEDLPIAKVMKDYLKHKFDSL; encoded by the exons ATGACTAAGAGAAGCCCATCTCTTCAGCTGGTTAAAAg GATGCTGAACCATCACTGCAGAGGGAACCCTGACCTCCATGAGGAGCTGCAGATCCAGGCTGCAGTGGCAGCGGGGGACATATGCACCGTCAGGAGGATGCTGGAGCAGGGCTACTCACCTAAGATACGGGACGCCAACGGATGGACGCTGCTGCACTTCTCTGCTGCCAAAGGAAAGGAGCGATGCGTCCGAGTCTTTCTGGAACATGGAG CGGACCCCACAGTGAAGGACTTCATTGGTGGCTTCACAGCCCTTCACTATGCAGCCATGCATGGCAGGGCTCGCATTGCCCGACTGATGCTGGAGTCCGAGTATCGCGGTGACATCATCAATGCTAAAAGCAACGATGGCTGGACACCGCTCCACGTGGCAGCCCATTACGGCCGTGACTCGTTCGTACGCCTCCTGCTGGAGTTCAGGGCCGAGGTGGATCCACTTAGTGACAAAGGCACCACGCCGCTGCAGCTGGCCATCATCCGCGAGCGCTCCAGCTGCGTACGGATCCTGCTGGACCACAGCGCCAACATCGATATTCAGAACGGTTTCCTGTTGCGCTACGCCGTCATCAAAGGAAACCATTCCTACTGCCGTATGTTCCTGCAGAGGGGGGCAGACACAAACCTTGGTCGCCTTGAAGATGGACAGACCCCCCTGCATCTGTCAGCCCTTAGGGACGATGCGCTGTGTGCTCAGATGCTCTACACATACGGGGCTAACACCAACACCAGGAACTACGAAGGCCAGACCCCCGTAGCTGTGTCTGTTAGCATGTCTGGAATTAGCCGGCCTTGTCTGGATTTCCTGCAGGAGGTCACCA gGCAACCTCGGAGTCTCCAGGACCTGTGTCGAATAAAAATCCGTCACTGTATTGGCCTTCAAAGTTTGAAATTCTTGGAGGATCTTCCAATTGCAAAAGTTATGAAAGACTATTTAAAACATAAGTTTGACAGTTTGTGA
- the aldh1a3 gene encoding retinaldehyde dehydrogenase 3 has translation MAQRGTTRNGVADKIPASDLPQPAKIQRVIYTKIFINNEWHMSVSGRTFPTLNPATGDTICEVQEADKEDVDKAVAAAKAAMQLDSAWRKMEPPRRGRLLHKLANLVERDRKLLATLESLDTGKPFLQAFFTDLEGSIKTLHYYGGWADKIHGKSLPVDETFVCLTRHEPIGICGAIIPWNFPLLMLMWKLAPALSCGNTVVIKPAEQTPLTALHIGSLIKEAGFPAGVVNIVPGFGSTAGAAIASHEGIDKVAFTGSTEVGQLIKEAAAKSNLKRVTLELGGKNPCIVFADCDLQLAVEEIQKGAFYNQGQCCTAASRVFVQDRIYEEFVRRSIENAKKIVIGDPLDPQTTHGPQIDQQQFEKIIDLIESGKKEGAKLEYGGGAVGEKSLFIQPTIFSDVKDSMRIAKEEIFGPVLCIFSFKSKQEVIERANNSQYGLVSAVFTTSMDRALSVSGALETGTVWINCYNAMHVQTPFGGYKMSGNGRELGEYALAEYSEVKTVTFKMNDSM, from the exons ATGGCACAGAGGGGGACAACAAGGAACGGAGTGGCAGACAAGATCCCAGCTTCAGATCTACCTCAGCCTGCCAAAATCCAGCGAGTCATTTACACCAAG ATCTTCATCAACAATGAGTGGCACATGTCCGTTAGTGGAAGGACGTTCCCAACTCTGAACCCGGCAACTGGGGATACAATCTGTGAGGTCCAAGAAGCAGACAAA GAGGATGTTGATAAGGCGGTTGCAGCAGCCAAAGCGGCCATGCAGCTGGACTCTGCTTGGCGGAAGATGGAGCCCCCCCGCAGGGGGAGGTTGCTGCACAAACTAGCGAACCTGGTGGAGAGGGACCGTAAACTGCTGGCG ACCTTGGAGTCACTGGACACAGGGAAGCCATTTCTCCAAGCTTTCTTCACTGATCTGGAAGGTAGCATCAAAACGCTGCATTACTACGGAGGCTGGGCTGATAAGATTCATGGCAAAAGTTTGCCtgtgg atgaaACCTTTGTGTGTTTAACCAGACATGAACCTATTGGCATTTGTGGAGCCATTATTCCA TGGAACTTCCCTCTGCTGATGCTCATGTGGAAGTTAGCACCGGCCCTGAGTTGTGGAAACACTGTGGTCATCAAACCGGCAGAGCAGACCCCACTCACTGCGCTGCACATTGGATCACTGATCAAAGAG GCAGGCTTCCCTGCTGGAGTGGTGAACATCGTTCCAGGGTTTGGATCCACAGCCGGAGCAGCGATTGCCAGCCATGAAGGCATCGATAAAGTGGCCTTCACCGGCTCCACAGAG GTGGGCCAACTGATCAAAGAGGCTGCAGCCAAAAGTAATCTGAAGAGAGTCACTTTGGAGCTGGGAGGGAAGAACCCTTGTATTGTGTTTGCTGACTGTGACT tgcaGCTGGCTGTGGAGGAAATTCAAAAAGGAGCTTTTTACAACCAAGGCCAGTGCTGCACAGCTGCATCACGTGTCTTTGTGCAGGACAGGATTTATGAGGAGTTTGTGCGCCGTAGCATAGAAAATGCCAAGAAGATTGTCATAGGAGACCCACTGGACCCCCAGACGACACACGGACCACAG ATAGACCAacaacagtttgaaaaaataattgacCTGATAGAAAGTGGGAAAAAAGAAGGAGCCAAACTGGAATACGGAGGAGGAGCTGTGGGAGAAAAAAGTCTCTTTATTCAACCCACCATCTTCTCCGATGTCAAAGACAGCATGAGGATCGCCAAGGAAGAG ATCTTTGGGCCTGTGCTCTGTATATTCAGCTTTAagagcaaacaggaagtcatagAGAGGGCCAACAACTCTCAGTATGGCCTGGTGTCTGCTGTGTTCACAACAAGTATGGACAGAGCTCTGTCTGTGTCTGGAGCCCTGGAGACTGGAACTGTCTG GATAAACTGCTATAACGCCATGCATGTCCAGACTCCGTTTGGAGGATACAAGATGTCAGGAAATGGAAGAGAGCT AGGGGAATACGCCCTTGCAGAGTACTCTGAGGTAAAAACTGTAACCTTCAAGATGAATGACTCCATGTGA